Proteins encoded by one window of Clostridium perfringens:
- a CDS encoding sensor histidine kinase: MSKKNKPKNVTSIAIKINAISVRDLFFRFLAIDICLIIILIILWCIQAEKDFYGELVKNAQRSFNFFPIENSTYTVVWSNGKTMVKEAGAFLYYVRKIVIILGIVEGVFLLEEIIFGTAKIRKTLKPLNEIAETASRLSNMDFDEEKFQSLEDAISKISPVTSDERIHIGDSELKGLEDAINKLLDRMRDSYRQQARFVSDASHELRTPISVIQGYANMLDRWGKNDESVLEESIIAIKSESENMKNLVEQLLFLARGINGKTQLTIKEFSLNDMIDEVFEESKMIDKNHVYNYIESEHITVQGDMALLKQTARILVENATKYTEEGETITLKVGKNSKGEAYFSIQDNGIGMDENDVPHIFERFFRADTARVRKNGGTGLGLSIAKWIIDNHKGYFSVLSRKGIGTRITVYLPQNIK, from the coding sequence ATGAGTAAAAAGAATAAACCTAAAAATGTTACCTCTATTGCAATAAAGATTAATGCTATTTCTGTTAGAGATTTATTTTTTAGATTTTTAGCAATTGACATATGTTTAATAATTATTTTAATTATTCTTTGGTGTATTCAAGCTGAAAAAGATTTCTATGGAGAATTGGTAAAAAATGCACAAAGGTCATTTAACTTTTTCCCTATAGAAAATTCAACCTATACAGTTGTTTGGAGTAATGGAAAGACCATGGTTAAAGAAGCTGGTGCTTTTTTATATTATGTTAGAAAAATAGTTATAATTTTAGGAATAGTAGAAGGAGTATTTTTATTAGAAGAAATAATATTTGGTACAGCTAAAATTAGAAAGACCTTAAAACCACTTAATGAAATAGCAGAAACAGCAAGTAGGCTTAGTAATATGGACTTTGATGAGGAAAAATTTCAAAGTCTTGAAGATGCTATTTCCAAAATAAGTCCTGTAACATCTGATGAGAGAATACATATAGGTGATAGCGAGCTTAAAGGATTAGAGGATGCAATAAACAAGCTTTTAGACAGGATGAGGGATTCTTATAGGCAACAAGCAAGGTTTGTATCAGATGCATCTCACGAACTTAGAACTCCTATTTCTGTAATTCAAGGATATGCTAATATGCTAGATAGATGGGGAAAAAATGATGAGAGCGTATTAGAAGAGTCTATTATAGCAATAAAGAGTGAATCTGAAAATATGAAAAATCTAGTTGAGCAGCTATTATTCTTAGCTAGAGGTATTAATGGAAAGACTCAGCTTACAATAAAGGAATTTTCTTTAAATGATATGATAGATGAAGTTTTTGAAGAGTCTAAGATGATAGATAAAAATCATGTATATAACTACATTGAATCAGAACATATAACTGTTCAGGGTGATATGGCTTTGCTTAAACAAACAGCTAGAATACTAGTTGAAAATGCAACTAAATATACAGAAGAAGGAGAAACAATAACGCTTAAAGTAGGTAAGAATTCTAAAGGAGAAGCTTATTTCTCAATTCAAGACAATGGAATTGGCATGGATGAGAATGATGTGCCTCATATATTTGAACGTTTTTTTAGGGCTGATACAGCAAGAGTTAGAAAAAATGGTGGAACAGGGCTTGGGCTTTCTATAGCAAAGTGGATAATTGATAACCACAAAGGGTACTTTAGTGTTTTAAGTAGAAAAGGAATAGGAACAAGGATAACTGTTTACTTACCACAAAATATTAAGTAG
- a CDS encoding response regulator transcription factor, with protein sequence MIKILIVEDEEKIARFIELELIHEGYKVIKADNGRTGLEIAERGEADLIILDVMLPEINGLEVLRRIRKVSEVPIIMLTARDAVMDKVSGLDAGADDYITKPFAIEELLARIRTALKKRVFTVKKDEDVIRCGLLTLDKMRHKVMYGDTEIELTNREFTLLQILMENKNIVLTRDVLIEKVCGYNYVGETNVIDVYVRYLRTKIDDVFKVKIISTVRGVGYVIKDE encoded by the coding sequence ATGATTAAGATTTTGATTGTTGAAGATGAAGAAAAAATAGCAAGATTCATAGAATTAGAGTTAATTCATGAAGGATATAAAGTAATAAAAGCAGATAATGGGAGAACAGGTCTTGAAATTGCAGAGAGAGGAGAAGCTGACTTAATTATTCTAGATGTTATGCTTCCAGAAATTAATGGTCTTGAAGTATTAAGAAGAATCAGAAAGGTATCAGAAGTTCCTATTATAATGCTTACAGCAAGAGATGCTGTAATGGATAAGGTTTCAGGGCTAGATGCTGGAGCTGATGATTATATAACAAAGCCTTTTGCTATAGAGGAATTGCTTGCAAGAATAAGAACAGCTCTTAAAAAGAGAGTATTTACAGTGAAAAAAGATGAAGATGTAATAAGATGTGGATTATTAACCTTAGACAAGATGAGACATAAAGTAATGTATGGTGATACAGAAATAGAATTAACTAATAGAGAATTTACTTTGTTGCAAATATTAATGGAAAACAAAAATATAGTATTAACTAGAGATGTGCTTATAGAAAAGGTATGTGGTTATAACTATGTTGGAGAAACAAATGTAATAGATGTTTACGTAAGATATTTAAGAACAAAGATTGACGATGTTTTTAAGGTTAAAATAATAAGTACAGTACGTGGTGTAGGATACGTAATAAAAGATGAGTAA
- a CDS encoding UBA domain-containing protein: MEKLKLVDKLKNKANISYEEAKDVLEKSNWDMLEAMLYLEAHGKVQKPSISIFYTNESKESYNENGEEVNLKKDTNENNFENKNSFEGVFEAICKAIDTCNNIFIEIIRNSRVILKIPFTVLIVLLFFAFWIVIPLMIIGLFFNMEFLVSSKKIDVDKINKVFKETSKVVKDVKGKFTNHMH; encoded by the coding sequence ATGGAAAAGCTTAAACTTGTAGATAAGTTAAAAAATAAAGCTAATATAAGCTATGAAGAAGCTAAAGATGTTTTAGAAAAGAGCAACTGGGATATGCTAGAGGCTATGCTATATTTAGAAGCACATGGAAAGGTGCAAAAGCCTTCCATTAGTATATTTTATACCAATGAATCCAAAGAAAGTTACAATGAAAATGGAGAAGAAGTTAATCTTAAAAAAGATACAAATGAAAATAATTTTGAAAATAAAAATAGTTTTGAAGGAGTTTTTGAAGCTATATGCAAAGCTATAGATACTTGCAATAATATATTTATTGAAATAATAAGAAATAGTAGAGTGATTTTAAAAATTCCTTTTACTGTACTAATTGTACTTTTGTTTTTTGCATTTTGGATAGTTATACCTTTAATGATAATTGGACTATTCTTTAATATGGAATTCTTAGTATCTTCTAAAAAGATTGATGTAGATAAAATAAACAAAGTATTTAAGGAAACATCAAAAGTAGTTAAAGACGTAAAAGGTAAGTTTACTAACCATATGCACTAA
- a CDS encoding UBA domain-containing protein, whose protein sequence is MERNEMINILIRKANINEEEAQEVLEKCNWDLLDAIVYLERRGKVENNEVTALTIVEMKEEKEDKKKQDEKFGGIGEIVGRMFRFIGKIIRKGTKNFLEIRKDKEKPIRISLTISILFLIFLSVPTIVLLIVGLFCGYKYSISGPDFNYDGVNNIFEEVSKSANHIKKDFKEGYEK, encoded by the coding sequence ATGGAAAGAAATGAAATGATTAATATTTTAATTAGAAAGGCTAATATAAATGAGGAAGAGGCACAAGAGGTGCTAGAAAAATGTAATTGGGATCTTTTAGATGCTATTGTTTACTTAGAGAGAAGAGGAAAAGTAGAAAATAATGAAGTTACAGCACTCACTATAGTTGAGATGAAGGAAGAAAAAGAAGATAAGAAAAAGCAGGATGAGAAATTTGGTGGCATTGGAGAAATTGTTGGAAGAATGTTTAGGTTTATAGGTAAAATTATAAGAAAAGGAACTAAAAATTTCCTTGAGATTAGAAAAGACAAGGAAAAACCAATAAGAATATCTTTAACAATATCAATCCTCTTCTTAATATTTTTATCAGTACCAACTATAGTTTTATTAATCGTAGGATTATTCTGTGGATATAAATATTCAATTTCAGGACCTGACTTTAATTATGATGGAGTAAACAATATTTTTGAAGAAGTATCAAAGTCAGCAAATCATATTAAAAAAGATTTTAAAGAAGGATATGAAAAATAG
- a CDS encoding helix-turn-helix domain-containing protein, translated as MRINEIIKEKRNAQGLTQEQVAMYLGVSTPAVNKWEKGTCYPDITLLPALARLLKVDLNTLLSFKEDLSEQEIGVFVNELVKIANNDGFHIAFEKAMDKIYEYPTCDKLILTVSTVMQGSLYMFGVESKEKYEEQIEEFYIKLTRSDDIEIRNQAVSMLINIYLGRKEYGKAQECVDKLPDITYDKKVLQGNIYNKSGEFQKAAEIFEQKLLSATTDIFISLISMLEIALKEGRNEDANYFAEVIDKTTKLYDLCEYNSYSGYFEVYKAEKDVENFLLVLKKILDVMGKKWEPSKSKLYKHIKSKGDEEGFNEQLLSNFVNILKNDSDGELDFLKDNEEFNNLLNSSI; from the coding sequence ATGAGAATAAATGAGATTATAAAAGAGAAAAGAAATGCTCAAGGGTTAACTCAGGAACAAGTTGCCATGTATCTTGGAGTATCAACGCCTGCAGTGAATAAATGGGAAAAGGGAACTTGCTATCCAGATATTACATTACTACCAGCTTTAGCAAGGCTTTTAAAGGTTGATTTAAATACCTTACTTTCATTTAAGGAAGATTTATCAGAGCAAGAGATAGGAGTTTTTGTTAATGAGTTAGTAAAGATAGCTAATAATGATGGATTTCATATAGCTTTTGAAAAAGCCATGGACAAAATCTATGAGTATCCTACCTGTGATAAATTGATTTTAACAGTTTCTACAGTGATGCAAGGAAGCCTGTATATGTTTGGAGTTGAAAGTAAGGAGAAGTATGAAGAGCAGATAGAAGAGTTTTATATTAAATTAACAAGAAGTGATGATATAGAGATTAGAAATCAAGCAGTTTCTATGCTTATAAACATATATTTAGGAAGAAAAGAGTATGGGAAAGCACAGGAGTGTGTGGATAAATTACCTGATATTACTTACGATAAAAAAGTATTACAAGGAAATATTTATAATAAATCTGGTGAATTTCAAAAGGCTGCTGAAATTTTTGAACAGAAGTTACTTTCAGCCACTACTGATATATTTATAAGTTTAATTTCTATGCTTGAAATAGCCTTAAAAGAAGGGCGCAATGAGGATGCTAATTATTTTGCAGAAGTTATAGATAAGACAACAAAATTATATGATTTATGTGAGTATAATTCATATAGTGGGTATTTTGAAGTATACAAAGCAGAAAAAGATGTAGAAAACTTTTTACTTGTATTAAAGAAAATATTAGATGTAATGGGCAAAAAGTGGGAGCCATCAAAATCTAAATTATATAAGCATATAAAAAGTAAAGGAGACGAAGAGGGATTTAATGAGCAACTTCTTTCTAACTTTGTAAACATTCTAAAAAATGATAGCGATGGTGAATTAGATTTTTTAAAGGATAATGAGGAATTTAATAATTTATTAAATTCATCTATATAA
- a CDS encoding NAD(P)H-dependent oxidoreductase gives MRLLLSDKELNINFLESDENKYIDLSKLRISNCIGCFGCWTKTPGKCVIRDDAVKVYPIIAKSDKVIYVSKVKYGSYDTVMKTMLERAIPIQQAFIRLLNGEAHHVQRDVAMKEAIIIAYGNIEDEEKEIFKRLVERNSHNMNFKSFNVIFVGEENLEEVVDKEVRKWEE, from the coding sequence ATGAGATTATTACTAAGTGATAAAGAGTTAAATATTAATTTTTTAGAGAGTGATGAAAATAAATATATTGATTTATCTAAGCTTAGAATTTCAAATTGTATAGGATGTTTTGGTTGTTGGACTAAAACTCCTGGAAAGTGTGTTATCCGTGATGATGCAGTAAAGGTTTATCCTATTATTGCAAAGAGTGATAAGGTTATTTATGTAAGCAAAGTTAAATATGGTTCTTATGATACAGTGATGAAAACTATGCTTGAGAGAGCTATTCCAATTCAGCAAGCCTTTATTCGTCTTTTAAATGGGGAGGCTCATCATGTTCAGCGTGATGTTGCTATGAAGGAGGCTATTATTATTGCATATGGAAATATAGAAGATGAGGAAAAAGAAATATTTAAAAGGTTAGTAGAGCGTAACTCTCACAATATGAATTTCAAAAGTTTTAATGTTATTTTTGTAGGTGAAGAGAATTTAGAAGAGGTAGTAGATAAGGAGGTTAGAAAATGGGAAGAGTAA
- a CDS encoding NUDIX hydrolase, with product MEYDCGFVKESNWFRYRAGAIIIEDESVLFASNEREDYYYSIGGGVHMGESAEEAVKREVFEETGVEYEVDRLVFIHENFFKGDGSLEGKNCHEICFYFLMKPRGTRNLNSNSYTSEVKEIMYWIPIEELSNYRAYPTFFREKLTNLKNEIEHIVTYEY from the coding sequence ATGGAATATGATTGTGGTTTTGTAAAGGAAAGTAACTGGTTTCGTTATCGTGCTGGTGCAATTATTATTGAAGATGAGTCTGTTCTTTTCGCTAGTAATGAAAGGGAAGATTACTACTATTCTATTGGTGGTGGAGTACATATGGGAGAATCAGCTGAAGAAGCTGTAAAGCGTGAAGTCTTTGAAGAAACAGGAGTTGAATATGAAGTTGATAGATTGGTATTTATACATGAAAACTTCTTTAAAGGTGATGGAAGTTTGGAAGGTAAAAACTGTCATGAAATATGTTTTTATTTTTTAATGAAACCTAGAGGAACACGTAATTTAAATAGTAATAGCTATACTAGTGAAGTTAAGGAAATAATGTATTGGATTCCAATAGAAGAACTAAGTAATTATCGCGCTTATCCTACATTCTTTAGAGAAAAGTTAACTAATCTTAAGAATGAGATTGAACACATAGTAACTTATGAATATTAA
- a CDS encoding B3/B4 domain-containing protein produces the protein MKKFIIEDDFWELFPNAKIGIITCNGIDNTIKDENQYKDMISQGEKEALNHLPNEEFSSNEVIKVWRDAFKKFKTKKGARSSIEALLKRVSTGKGLGTINPLVDIYNSISLKYAMPCGGEDMDKFIGDIRLTKATGDESFITLGSDKSEPPYEGEIVYKDDEGAICRCWNWRESVRTMLTEDTKNAFLCIELVDENREKDFENALKELSQLVEKNLGGKSEISILHINNKEAII, from the coding sequence ATGAAAAAGTTTATTATTGAGGATGATTTTTGGGAGCTATTCCCTAATGCAAAGATAGGTATTATCACTTGCAATGGCATAGATAATACTATAAAAGATGAGAACCAATATAAGGACATGATTTCTCAAGGAGAAAAGGAAGCTTTAAATCACTTACCTAACGAAGAATTTAGCAGCAATGAAGTTATTAAGGTATGGAGAGATGCATTTAAAAAGTTTAAGACTAAAAAAGGTGCTAGATCATCAATTGAAGCTTTATTAAAGAGGGTTTCTACTGGTAAAGGATTAGGAACAATTAACCCACTAGTTGATATTTACAACTCTATATCATTAAAGTATGCCATGCCTTGTGGTGGAGAGGATATGGATAAGTTTATTGGAGATATAAGATTAACTAAGGCAACAGGAGATGAAAGTTTTATTACCTTAGGATCAGATAAAAGTGAGCCACCCTATGAGGGAGAAATAGTTTATAAAGATGATGAAGGAGCTATTTGCAGATGCTGGAATTGGCGTGAGTCAGTAAGAACTATGTTAACAGAAGATACAAAAAATGCTTTCTTATGCATTGAGTTAGTTGATGAAAATAGAGAAAAAGATTTTGAAAATGCCTTAAAAGAGTTATCTCAATTAGTAGAGAAAAACTTAGGTGGAAAATCTGAGATTTCAATACTTCATATTAACAATAAGGAAGCTATAATTTAA
- a CDS encoding radical SAM protein gives MNNFTYKEVYIEDGKRVLEINVLPEKYCNFDCIFCPIGRSKNKIDTQKSFDNVDESLIELENMINDTKPDLIFINSKGEALINDKIQDIIDFIKSKGVPVRLLSNGYMLGKDEYIKIANKCDEVIGEIKVITEEDFKKVQRPIEGYTLHEYISNMASFNKQYNGKFIFEITIVKGYNDDSESVNKLKEVIKTICPNEVIVARIDDDIFKKKLGISDERFEEISRELLDVNC, from the coding sequence ATGAATAATTTTACCTATAAAGAGGTTTATATTGAGGATGGAAAGAGAGTTTTAGAGATTAATGTGCTTCCAGAAAAGTACTGTAATTTTGATTGTATATTTTGTCCTATAGGAAGATCAAAGAATAAAATAGATACTCAAAAATCCTTTGATAATGTGGATGAGTCATTAATTGAACTAGAAAATATGATTAATGATACAAAACCTGATCTAATCTTTATTAATTCAAAGGGAGAAGCCTTAATAAATGATAAAATTCAGGATATTATAGATTTTATAAAATCAAAGGGAGTTCCTGTAAGACTACTTTCTAATGGTTACATGCTTGGAAAGGATGAATATATAAAGATTGCTAATAAATGTGATGAAGTTATTGGAGAAATAAAGGTAATAACAGAGGAAGATTTTAAGAAGGTTCAAAGACCAATTGAAGGCTATACCCTTCATGAATACATATCAAATATGGCTTCCTTTAATAAACAATATAATGGCAAATTCATATTTGAAATAACCATAGTTAAGGGATATAATGATGACTCTGAATCAGTTAATAAACTGAAGGAAGTTATAAAAACAATCTGCCCTAATGAGGTTATTGTTGCTAGAATTGATGATGATATATTTAAGAAAAAACTTGGTATATCTGATGAAAGATTTGAAGAAATTTCAAGGGAGCTATTAGATGTAAACTGCTAA
- a CDS encoding carbohydrate kinase family protein gives MKKVLCPGEALIDFVSNEHGKALKDTSGFIRKAGGAPANVAAAISKLGADAYFCGTVGDDFFGEFLEETFKKNNINTEMMIKLKDKSTTLAFVSLKEDGDRDFKFMRNADSDLTFDEIKNNLDQFDLFHFGSATAFLEGELKNTYYKLKDYALKNNKIITFDANYRDALFGEDKDTFVSCCKDFIKDSKIVKLSDEEACLISGMENIEEAAKYIIDLGCENLIITLGKKGALLTTKEKQILIPTNEMKMVDATGAGDAFIGAVIAQVLDIPNKSIEDIIKTANLVGGITTTRIGALESIPTWDEVKQYSKLDQI, from the coding sequence ATGAAAAAAGTACTTTGCCCTGGAGAAGCATTAATTGATTTTGTATCTAATGAGCATGGAAAAGCTTTAAAAGATACAAGTGGATTTATTAGAAAAGCTGGAGGTGCACCAGCTAATGTTGCTGCTGCAATATCTAAGCTTGGAGCAGATGCATATTTTTGTGGAACAGTTGGAGATGATTTTTTTGGGGAGTTTTTAGAGGAAACCTTTAAGAAAAATAATATTAATACTGAAATGATGATTAAATTAAAAGATAAAAGCACTACATTAGCCTTTGTTTCACTTAAAGAAGATGGGGATAGAGATTTTAAGTTTATGAGAAATGCAGATTCAGATTTAACTTTTGATGAAATAAAGAATAATCTTGATCAATTTGATTTATTCCATTTTGGAAGTGCAACAGCATTTCTTGAAGGAGAATTAAAGAATACTTATTACAAGCTAAAAGACTATGCATTAAAAAATAATAAGATAATAACTTTTGATGCAAACTACAGAGACGCTTTATTTGGTGAAGATAAAGATACTTTTGTAAGTTGCTGTAAAGACTTTATAAAAGACAGTAAAATAGTTAAACTTAGTGATGAAGAAGCATGTTTAATAAGTGGCATGGAAAACATAGAAGAAGCAGCTAAATATATAATAGATTTAGGTTGTGAAAACTTAATAATAACTTTAGGTAAAAAAGGTGCACTTCTTACAACTAAAGAAAAACAAATATTAATACCAACAAACGAAATGAAAATGGTAGATGCAACAGGTGCTGGTGATGCTTTTATAGGTGCTGTTATTGCACAAGTGCTTGATATTCCTAATAAAAGCATAGAAGATATAATAAAAACAGCTAATTTAGTTGGAGGAATTACAACTACAAGAATAGGTGCATTAGAATCAATTCCAACATGGGATGAAGTAAAACAATATAGTAAATTAGATCAAATATAG
- a CDS encoding glycoside hydrolase family 32 protein, producing the protein MRRPKLHFTSPKNWINDPNGFIYYKGEYHLYYQYFPYAAEWGTTHWGHATSKDLVNFEHHGIALFPSKKFDSNGCFSGTALIEDDKLQFYYTGIKYLRTEDENIHKPYDNESFEACQVKIESKDGYTFDNFNDKKVVIPPITDRKLGNKTHTRDPKVWKYKDGYSMIVGSKFEKEGVEGYIGQALFYTSKDGESWEYKNRCYDESIGDMWECPDLVNVDGKYILIISPEHITNDGVNYTNNSIYSIVDFDEETCEMKITNGYSYLDEGLDVYAPQTTLDKDGNRILIGWVRMPKKFEGEEWIGMMTLPRVINVIDNKVHFAVTENIQNLFTKEINRSDFDINNPCRIKVKLNKESHINIGGYKICVEEDSIAVDRSSVFVETDFKGVKFKSSKLDGIYDLDIFVDNGIIEIFINGGKYVITNVVYNMQSYIKYDNINELEIFEINNPDIIL; encoded by the coding sequence ATGAGAAGACCTAAATTACATTTCACATCACCTAAAAATTGGATAAATGATCCTAACGGATTTATATATTATAAAGGAGAATATCATTTATACTATCAATACTTCCCATATGCTGCAGAGTGGGGAACTACACATTGGGGACACGCAACTAGTAAGGATTTAGTAAATTTTGAACATCACGGTATTGCATTATTCCCAAGTAAGAAATTTGACAGTAACGGATGTTTCTCAGGAACAGCATTAATAGAAGATGATAAACTACAATTTTATTATACTGGAATTAAATATTTAAGGACTGAAGATGAAAATATTCATAAACCATATGATAATGAATCATTTGAAGCGTGCCAAGTGAAAATAGAAAGTAAGGATGGATATACATTTGATAACTTTAATGATAAAAAAGTTGTTATTCCACCTATAACTGATAGAAAATTAGGTAATAAAACTCATACAAGAGATCCAAAGGTTTGGAAATATAAAGATGGATATTCAATGATAGTTGGAAGTAAGTTTGAAAAAGAAGGTGTAGAAGGATATATAGGACAGGCTCTTTTCTACACAAGTAAGGACGGCGAATCTTGGGAATACAAAAACCGTTGCTACGATGAAAGTATAGGTGATATGTGGGAATGTCCAGATTTAGTTAATGTAGATGGAAAATATATTTTAATTATATCTCCTGAACATATAACAAATGATGGGGTAAACTATACAAATAATTCTATTTACTCAATTGTAGATTTTGATGAAGAAACTTGTGAAATGAAAATAACAAATGGATATAGTTATTTAGATGAAGGGCTTGATGTTTATGCACCTCAAACAACTTTAGACAAAGATGGAAACAGAATTTTAATTGGCTGGGTTCGTATGCCTAAGAAGTTTGAAGGTGAAGAATGGATAGGTATGATGACTCTTCCAAGAGTAATAAATGTAATAGATAATAAAGTACATTTTGCAGTTACAGAAAATATACAAAACTTATTTACAAAAGAAATAAATAGATCAGATTTTGATATTAATAATCCATGCAGAATAAAAGTAAAGCTAAACAAAGAAAGTCATATAAATATTGGAGGATACAAAATATGTGTAGAAGAGGATAGCATAGCAGTTGATAGAAGCAGTGTGTTTGTAGAAACTGATTTTAAAGGAGTAAAATTTAAATCATCTAAATTAGATGGAATATATGATTTAGACATATTTGTAGATAACGGAATAATTGAAATCTTTATAAATGGTGGAAAGTATGTAATTACAAATGTAGTATACAATATGCAATCATACATTAAATATGATAATATTAATGAATTGGAAATATTTGAGATAAATAATCCTGATATTATTTTATAA
- a CDS encoding ABC transporter ATP-binding protein translates to MGFIEFKNVEKQYKNATKKSVTDFNLSIDEKEFIVFVGPSGCGKSTTLRMLAGFEEITGGTISIDGNIVNNTPPRERGISMVFQNYALYPHMTVEDNIAFGLKNIKTPKDEIKKKVNWAIEILGLEEYRKRKPKNLSGGQRQRVALGRAIVRNQKVFLMDEPLSNLDAKLRVSMRNEISKLHRELGSTTIYVTHDQVEAMTMADRIVVMKDGIIQQIGTPMDLYDNPRNKFVGSFIGSPQMNFLNVEVKGNKAILENGSKITLPEGILKRMNNRQGKLCMGFRAEDIKLDNLNIGLFEDSIITSAIENTEIMGNENNLYFKIGNTTSVARVGKEDVKEIGEQFKFVINVNKVHFFDLDTEENILNLGNTLTLDHN, encoded by the coding sequence ATGGGTTTTATAGAATTTAAGAATGTAGAAAAACAATATAAGAATGCAACAAAGAAGTCAGTTACTGATTTTAATTTATCCATAGATGAAAAAGAATTTATAGTATTTGTAGGACCATCAGGATGTGGTAAATCAACAACTTTAAGAATGCTTGCAGGTTTTGAAGAAATAACTGGAGGAACTATTTCAATAGATGGAAATATAGTCAATAATACGCCGCCAAGAGAACGTGGAATATCTATGGTGTTCCAAAACTATGCATTATATCCTCATATGACAGTAGAAGATAATATAGCTTTTGGATTAAAGAATATTAAAACTCCAAAAGATGAAATAAAGAAAAAAGTAAACTGGGCAATTGAGATTTTGGGTTTAGAAGAATACAGAAAGCGTAAGCCTAAGAATTTATCTGGAGGACAACGTCAAAGGGTTGCACTTGGAAGAGCAATAGTACGTAATCAAAAAGTATTCTTAATGGACGAGCCTTTAAGTAATTTAGATGCTAAATTACGTGTCAGTATGCGTAATGAGATAAGTAAATTGCATAGAGAACTTGGAAGTACTACAATTTATGTTACCCATGATCAGGTTGAAGCTATGACTATGGCAGATAGAATTGTTGTTATGAAAGATGGAATAATACAACAAATAGGAACACCTATGGACTTATATGACAATCCTAGAAACAAATTTGTTGGAAGCTTCATAGGCTCACCACAAATGAACTTTCTTAATGTTGAAGTTAAAGGAAATAAAGCTATATTAGAAAATGGAAGCAAAATAACGCTTCCAGAAGGAATATTAAAAAGAATGAACAACAGACAAGGCAAATTATGTATGGGATTTAGAGCTGAAGATATAAAGCTTGATAATCTAAATATTGGATTATTTGAAGACAGTATTATTACTTCAGCTATAGAAAATACAGAAATCATGGGAAATGAAAATAACTTGTATTTTAAAATAGGAAACACTACATCAGTAGCAAGAGTAGGAAAAGAAGACGTAAAGGAAATTGGAGAGCAATTCAAATTTGTAATCAATGTAAATAAAGTTCATTTCTTTGACTTGGATACTGAAGAAAATATACTAAACTTAGGAAATACCCTAACTTTAGATCATAATTAA